GCCACCCCGAAGACCAAGTCGGTCCTGCGCGACCTGGTGCTCGTGGTCCTGGGCGCGGGCCTGCTGGTGGCGGGGGCACGACTGCTGGTCTACGGGGCCAGCGCGATCGCCACGGCGTTGGGGGTGAGCGACCTGCTGATCGGGCTGACCGTGGTGGCGATCGGTACGTCCCTGCCCGAACTGGTGACCTGCGTTGTCGCGGTCAGGCGGGGCGAACGCGACATGGCGGTGGGCAACATCGTGGGCAGCAACGTGTTCAACATCGGCGCGGTCCTGGGGATCACCGCCATGGTGTCCCCCGGGGGGATCGCCGTCGCCCCGGCGGCCCTGCGCTTCGACCTGCCGATCATGGTGGCGGTGGCGCTCGTGCTGCTGCCCATAGCCGTGACCAAGCTGGGCGTGGCCCGCTGGGAGGGCGCGCTGCTCGTCGGCTTCTACGCGGCCTACATCACCTACCTCGTCGTGCAGGCCACCGACCACGCGTTCCTGGAGCCCTTCAGCGCCGCGATGCTGTGGTTCGTCATCCCGATCACCGCGGTGTGGCTGGTGGCGGTGATGATCTACGAACTGAGCACCCGCCGCCGCGAAGGCAAACCCGAGACCGCCGTGTCCTCCGGCGACGGTTCTTCCTGACCCCTGAGGGCGCCCCGCGTACCGGGGCGCTCACCCGGCCCACGCGGATCCGGAAGCCGGCCCGCCCGCCAGGACGACGAGCCGCCTGCCCGGCCAAGAACCACGTCACCGACATCCTGCGCGAGCCGGGCCCGCGCGACCGCACCGCTCTGGCGCTGTGGGTCAGCGGGCGGGGGTCTGAGCGTTCCGGCACTCTTCGCGGTCAGGCGCCCGGGACCGCGAACTCCTCGCTGGCGTCGTTGAGGATGTCCAGGACCGCGATGGGGTCGGGAAGGACCACCGAACCCTCGACGTCGCGCGGGGTGCGGATCCAGGTGACGCGCCCGCCGGAGGGCAGGTTGGAGGGTGCGCCGAGGACGAAGCTGTCCCGGCAGTGCCAGCGCAGGCCCGGCATCGCCTCGACGGCCTCGGGGACGCAGTCCAGATGGCAGGACCACCACTCGTCCTCGTCCATCGGAGAACGGGTGGCGACGAAGAACAGGTAACGCGCGTCCAGGGCGGCGACCGGGCCCGCCGGCACGCCCGCGCGGCCCATCCGGGCCAGGGCCATCACCCCGGCCTCGCGGGGCACGTCCAGGACGTCGAAGACCCGGCCGGTGGGGAGCACGATGTTGGCCTGCGGGCTCGCCGTCCACCAGCGGCGGATCGTGTCGGTGTCGGTGCTGGCCTCCACCCCCCAGGCCGCGGTGACCGGGTGCGCCGCCGGGTCCGGGCAGCCCATCCGGTCGCACGTACACGCTCGGTCCTCGCCCGGGGTCGCGCCCCGGACCACCGGCCAGCCGAGTTCGGCGTAGCGCAGCGCCGACTCCAGCATGCTGTCCGTAGCGTGGCGTCGTTTCCGTCGGTACAACACGTCGGCCATCCAGGCTCCCCGGTCGTCATCGGTGCGGGCGCGGCCGGGTGGAAGAGCCCGGCGCCCGGCGGCCGCGACCGGGGCGAGGGCCTGATCGCGTTACCGGAGCAGACGGGCCGCCTCGGTGGCCCAGTACGTGAGGATCTGTTCGGCCCCCGCGCGTCGGTAGGAGGTCAGGGTCTCCAGGATCGCCCGCTCCCGGTCGAGCCAGCCCTTCTCCGCCGCCGCCTCGATCATCGCGTACTCACCGCTGACCTGATAGGCCGACACGGGTACCGGAGAGGACTGCGCGACTTTGGCGACCACGTCGAGGTAGGCCAGGCCGGGTTTGACCATGACCATGTCGGCGCCCTCGGCGACGTCCAGGGCCACCTCGCGCAGGGACTCGCGGACGTTGGCCGGGTCCTGCTGGTAGCCGGAGCGGTCCCCGAACTGAGGCGCCCCCTCGGCGGCCTCACGGAAGGGGCCGTAGAACACGGACGCGTACTTGGCCGCGTAGGCCAGGATCGGCACATGCGGGAAACCGGCCCGGTCCAGCCCGGTGCGGATCGCTCCGACCTGGCCGTCCATCATGCCGCTGGGCGCGACCACGGCGGCACCGGCCTCGGCCTGGGCGACGGCGATGGACGCGTACCGCTCCAGGGTGAGGTCGTTGTTGACGTGCCCGTTCTCCTCCACCGGCCCGCAGTGGCCGTGGTCGGTGTACTCGCACAGACACAGGTCGGCCATCACCACGATGTCGTCGCCGACCTCGGCGGCCAGGTCGCGCAGCGCCACCTGGACGACGCCGTTCGGGTCGTCGGCCTGCGAGCCCACGCTGTCCTTGTGCTCGGGGATGCCGAACAGCATCAGCCCGCCGACCCCCGCCTCGACCGCGTCACGGGCGGCCTTGCGCAGGCTGTCCCGGGTGTGCTGCACCTGGCCGGGCATCGAGGAGATCGGCACCGGAGAGGTGAGCCCCTCCTTGACGAACATGGGCAGGATGAGGTTCTCCGGGAGCACCCGGGTCTCCGCGACCAGGCGACGCAGCGCCGGGCCTCGGCGCAGACGGCGGGGCCGGGCGACGGGGAACTCGGCGTCGAAGCTGGCGGAGGTCATGGGGTGCTCCCGGATGGTGCGGCTGGGTGGTGGTTTCGGATCCGAGGCTCGCCTCAGAGCTTGCGGCGGCGGCCGCGGCGCTTCTGGCTCGGCTTCAGGACGGGCTTGCCCGCATCGATCGCTTCCTGGCGCTTGGCCGCACCGTACTCCGAAAGTGCCTCCGCGAGGGCGGAAACCGAGGCTTTCGGTGCCAGGACGTCCACGCGCAGCCCGAACTCGATCGCGGTCTTCTCGGTCTCCGGGCCGATCACGGCGATGGCGGTGGTGTTGTGCGGCTTGCCCGCGATCCCCACCAGGTTGCGCACCGTGGACGAGGACGTGAAGAGTACGGCGTCGAAGCCGCCGCCCTTGATCGCCTCGCGGACCGGCTGGGGCGGGGGCGCGGCGCGCACGGTGCGGTAGGCCGTGACGTCGTCGATCTCCCACCCGAGGTCGGTGAGACCGGCGGCCAGCGTCTCGGTGGCGATGTCCGCGCGCGGCAGCAGGACCCGCTCGATGGGGTCGATCTCGGCGTCGTAGGGCGGCCAGACCTCCACCAGGCCCTTGCTGGACTGGGCGTCCTCCGGCGGCTCCAGGTCCGGCTGGATGCCGAACTCCCGGACCGCCTGCGCGGTGGCCTCGCCGACCACGGCGACCTTGACCCCGGCGAAGGCGCGGGCGTCCAGGCCGTAGGACTCCAGGCGCTCGCGGATGGCCTTCACGGCGTTCACGGAGGTGAAGGCGACCCACTGGTAGCGGCCGGTCACCAGACCGCGGACGGCGCGCTCCATCTGCTGCGGGGTACGCGGAGGCTCCACCGAGATGGTGGGCACCTCCTCGGGCACCGCGCCGTAGCCGCGCAGCTGGTCGGACAGGGCCGCGGCCTGCTCCTTGGTGCGGGGCACCAGGACGCGCCAGCCGAACAGCGGCCGGGTCTCGTACCAGGAGAGTTCGGGCTGGCGGGCCACCGGTGCACCGACGATCATCAGCGCGGGTGCGGTGACGTGGTGGTTCTTGGCGTCGGTGGACTTGAGATCGGCGACCAGGCGGGCCAGCGTCGAGGTGACGGTGGTCTGCCGGGTGGTCCCGCCGGCGCGCACGACCGCGACGGGCGTGGTGGCGGAGCGGCCGCCGGCGATGAGGGTCTTGCACACCACGTCGAACCCGGGCCCCTGGTGCTCGGGCGCCTCGCCCGCGGGGGCGTCCGCGCCCAGGACGACCAGCGGGGCGTCGCTGGCAGCCGCCTCCTGCCAGTCGACCTCCTTGCCGCCGTGCGGGCGCGCGTGCAGGACGCGCAGCTCGGGCTGGCCGTCGGCGAGCAGGGAGACGCCGCCGAAAGTCGGGACGGAGGTGATCGAGGAGACGCCGGGCGCGACCTCGACCTCGACCCCGGCCTCCTTGCAGGCGGCCACCAGCTCGGCGCCGCGGCAGCCGAAGAAGGGGTCGCCCGAGTACAGGCGCACGACCCGCTGGCCCTCGCGGGCGCGGGTGACGGCGAGGGTGTTGATGTCACCGCCGCACTCTGCGGCCTCGATCACGGAGACGTCCTCGGAGCAGTGCGCGAGGAGTTCGTCGCGGAAGACGGAGAGCTCGTCGGCGGCGGGCTCGCGGAGGGTGATGACCACGTCGGCGCGGCGCAGCAGCTCGGCGCCGCGCAGGGTCAGCAGGTCGGCGCCGCCCGGTCCAGAACCGACCAGGGCGACATGACCGGGAACGCGTGCTCGGTGACGCGGTTCCTCCGGCTGGGGGCTGGCGTTGGCGTTCACGTACTGGCTCCTCGTGTGTGGGTCGCCTGTGCCCCGGGGCGCGGACTCCGGGGCGGTGACGGTGCGGGGGGCGACCCGCGCTGGTGTTCTCCCGTGCGGCGCCAGGCGCTGCCCGGGTGGTTCTGCGTGCGTCTAGGGAGTGTCCCTTTCGGCGAAGGCCTCGGCGACGATGCGGTCGGCGCCCTCGGCGATCATCTCCCGGGCCAGGTCGCGGCCGAGCCCGACGGCGGTGTCGAGGTCCTCGGGCGAGGCGATGTCGACGGTCCTCTCGCGGCGTACGGCGGTGGCGCCGTCGGTGGCGACCACGGCGGCGCGCAGGCGCAGGCGGCCCCCGGTGCACTCGGCGTAGGCGCCGACCGGGGCGGCGCACCCGGCTTCGAGTTCGGACAGGACGGTGCGCTCGGCGACGACCTCGGCGCGGGTGGCCGGGTGGTCCACGGAGGACAGGTAGGCGAGGTCGGTGTCGGCGCGCTCGGTGCGGCACTCCACGGCCAGGGCGCCCTGGCCGGGGGCGGGCAGCATCTGCTCGGGCTCGAAGACGTCGGTGACGCTGTCGCGGCGGCCCACACGGCCCAGTCCGGCGTAGGCCAGGACGACGGCGTCGAGTTCGCCGGAGGCGACCTTGCCCAGGCGGGTCTCGGCGTTGCCGCGGATGGGCACGTAGACGAGGTCGGGGCGCAGGGCGGACAGCTGGGCGACGCGGCGCGGGGAGCCGGTGCCGACCTGGGACCCCGCGGGCAGGTCCGCGAACTTGAGGCCGTCCCGGGCGCACAGGGCGTCGCGGGGGTCGTCGCGCTCGGGGATCGCGGCCAGGACCAGGCCCTCGGCGGGCGTGGTCGGCAGGTCCTTGAGCGAGTGCACGGCGAAGTCGATGGTGCCCGCGACCAGTTCGTCGCGTAGGGCGTTGACGAACACCCCGGTACCGCCGAGCTGGGTCAGGTGGGCCTTGGTGACGTCGCCGAAGCTGGTGATCAGCTCCAGCTCGATGGCCTGGCCGGTGCGCTCGGTGATGGTGTCGGCCACGCCCTGGGACTGGGTGGTGGCCATGGTGCTGCGGCGGGTGCCGAGCTTGGCGGGTGCGGCGGTCGTGCCCTCAGCCGAGGTTCCTTCAGCGGTCATGCCTTCTCCTGTGCGGTCCGCGCGGCCGTGGTCGGACGGACGGGGTCGGCCACCGGCCCGGGGGCCTTCGGGGTCTGCTGGGTCTGGAGGTCGAGATCGAACAGCTGGCGCAGGGCGGCCTCGTAGGCCTCCCCGTCGGGGGCCGCGGCCAGCTCCTTCACGCGCACGGTCGGTCTGTGCAGGAGCTTGTCGGCGACCCTGCGCATGGCGCGGCCGATCTCCTCGCGGGTGCGCTCGTCCAGGTCGTCGGGGAGGCGGCCGTGCAGGCGGGAGAGCTCGGACTCCACGACGTCGCGGGCCTGGGCGCGCAGGGCGACGACGGTGGGAGCGACCTCGTTGGCGCGGCGGATCGCACGGAAGTCGTTGACCTCCTCGTCGACGATCTCGCGCACGAGGGGCAGGGCGCTGGAGCGGCCGGTGTCGTGGCCGGCCCCGGCGGCGACGGCCTGGCGCAGGTCCTCGATGTCCACCAGGCGGACCCCGGGCAGCTCGCGGACCCCGGGGTCGATGTCACGGGGCAGCGCGAGGTCGAGGAAGACGAGGGGGCGCACGCGGCCCTCGGTGGCGGCGGCCACGTCGTCGGCGGTGAGCACCAGGCCCTGGGCGCCGGTGCAGGAGATGACCAGGTCGACGTCGGCGAGGGCCCGGGCCGCCTCGGCGAAGGGGACGGAGCGGGCGCGCACGGTGTCGTAGGCCTCGTTGAGGCACTCGGCGAGGCGGGCGGCGCGTTCCTGGGTGCGGTTGGCGACGATCACCGTTGCGGCGCCCTGACGGGCAACGGTGTTGGCGGACAGCGCGCTCATGGAACCGGCCCCGAGGACCAGCACGCGGGTGCCGGCGAGCGGGCCGGAGGGGAGCTCGGCGCTGAGGGTGCGGGGCGCCAGTGGTTCCGGGGCGGTCCGCTCAGCGGCGCTCGGCTCAGCTGGGGCGCCTTGGGCGGACATGGGGCACCCGGCGGGCGGGGTGACGTCCGCGGCGGGAAGGGAGGGGTTCGGAGCAGGAGAAGGGAACTGCGCGGAAGGCAGCGTTTGGGGGTGGTGGCGGACGACGGGTTCGGCAAGGTCGCGGGCGGCGACGGTGAGGCCGAAGCTCACCATGTCGGCCCCGGCGTGGTCCAGGTGGGTCTCGGTGTGGGCGCGCTTGCCCACGCGCAGGGCGCGCTGGCCGAGGTCGTTGAGGACCCGGCCGACCGAACCGGTCTCCTGGCCCTCCTTGAGGGAGTTGCGCACCTGGCCGAGGATCTGGCCCTCGCCGACCACCATGGAGTCCAGGCCGCAGGTGACAGAGAACAGGTGCTGGACGGCGCTGTCCTCGTAGTGCACGTAGAGGTGGTCGGAGAGCTCGCCGAGGGTCACGCCCGTGTGCCAGGCGAGGAGCTCGGTGATGGCGGCGACCCCGCCGTGATACCCCACCACGTCGGCGTAGATCTCGGTGCGGTTGCAGGTGGAAACCACCATGACCTCGTTGACGGCGTCGGAGCCGACCATCTCACCGACCGCCTTGGCGCGCGTCTGTCCGTTCAACGCGACACGTTCGAGTAGCGCCACCGGCGAACTCCGATGGCTCAACCCCACGGCCAGGACACTCATCCGCACTCCTATGCAGGCACTAGGTCTCTCCATGTTCGGGTACGGCCGAGGACCCCCCTCGTCAACCCCCGAACCGCGGCGAACGCTCGCTCTTCGCCACCGCCACACGGGTCTTGGGACCCCTGCCCCAGGACCCGATTCGTCTTATGTCACTTCCAGTCCCGCCCGGTTCGCCTGACCGTCGCCGTCGGCCCTGCGCTGCGCGTGGAAGGCGAGGATCTGGAGTTCGATGGACAAGTCGACCTTACGCACATCGACCCCGTCCGGCACATTCAGCACGACGGGGGCGAAGTTGAGGATGCTGGTCACCCCTGCCTCCACGAAGCGGCTGGCGACCCCCTGGGCGGATCCGGCAGGCGTGGCTATCACACCGATGGAAACACCTCTGGAACGCACAACCTCCTCCAGGCTGTCAATATGCCTCACGTCCAGCGACGCTACGGTCCGGCCGACCACCTCGGGGTCGGCGTCGAGCAGGGCCGCGATCCGGAAGCCTCGGGTCCCGAAGCCCCCGTAGTTGGCCAGAGCGCGCCCCAGGTTGCCGATGCCGACGATAGCCACGGACCAGTCCTGGGTGAGACCAAGCTCACGTGAGATCTGGTAGATGAGGTACTCGACCTC
This DNA window, taken from Nocardiopsis exhalans, encodes the following:
- a CDS encoding calcium/sodium antiporter, translated to MNVLVILALVAGFVLLVAGGESLVRGAGSLARTLGMSSLVVGLTVVSFTTSAPELAVSTDAALSGYPGLAVGNVVGSNIANILLVLGASAVFAPLAVNSQVVRADIPVMAALSVAALLMALDGNLGRFEGALLFAILLVYVTVTVFVSRRRSALAPVSVQVGTDSSGPGTGGPFRATPKTKSVLRDLVLVVLGAGLLVAGARLLVYGASAIATALGVSDLLIGLTVVAIGTSLPELVTCVVAVRRGERDMAVGNIVGSNVFNIGAVLGITAMVSPGGIAVAPAALRFDLPIMVAVALVLLPIAVTKLGVARWEGALLVGFYAAYITYLVVQATDHAFLEPFSAAMLWFVIPITAVWLVAVMIYELSTRRREGKPETAVSSGDGSS
- a CDS encoding bifunctional DNA primase/polymerase, coding for MADVLYRRKRRHATDSMLESALRYAELGWPVVRGATPGEDRACTCDRMGCPDPAAHPVTAAWGVEASTDTDTIRRWWTASPQANIVLPTGRVFDVLDVPREAGVMALARMGRAGVPAGPVAALDARYLFFVATRSPMDEDEWWSCHLDCVPEAVEAMPGLRWHCRDSFVLGAPSNLPSGGRVTWIRTPRDVEGSVVLPDPIAVLDILNDASEEFAVPGA
- the hemB gene encoding porphobilinogen synthase; translation: MTSASFDAEFPVARPRRLRRGPALRRLVAETRVLPENLILPMFVKEGLTSPVPISSMPGQVQHTRDSLRKAARDAVEAGVGGLMLFGIPEHKDSVGSQADDPNGVVQVALRDLAAEVGDDIVVMADLCLCEYTDHGHCGPVEENGHVNNDLTLERYASIAVAQAEAGAAVVAPSGMMDGQVGAIRTGLDRAGFPHVPILAYAAKYASVFYGPFREAAEGAPQFGDRSGYQQDPANVRESLREVALDVAEGADMVMVKPGLAYLDVVAKVAQSSPVPVSAYQVSGEYAMIEAAAEKGWLDRERAILETLTSYRRAGAEQILTYWATEAARLLR
- a CDS encoding uroporphyrinogen-III synthase; protein product: MNANASPQPEEPRHRARVPGHVALVGSGPGGADLLTLRGAELLRRADVVITLREPAADELSVFRDELLAHCSEDVSVIEAAECGGDINTLAVTRAREGQRVVRLYSGDPFFGCRGAELVAACKEAGVEVEVAPGVSSITSVPTFGGVSLLADGQPELRVLHARPHGGKEVDWQEAAASDAPLVVLGADAPAGEAPEHQGPGFDVVCKTLIAGGRSATTPVAVVRAGGTTRQTTVTSTLARLVADLKSTDAKNHHVTAPALMIVGAPVARQPELSWYETRPLFGWRVLVPRTKEQAAALSDQLRGYGAVPEEVPTISVEPPRTPQQMERAVRGLVTGRYQWVAFTSVNAVKAIRERLESYGLDARAFAGVKVAVVGEATAQAVREFGIQPDLEPPEDAQSSKGLVEVWPPYDAEIDPIERVLLPRADIATETLAAGLTDLGWEIDDVTAYRTVRAAPPPQPVREAIKGGGFDAVLFTSSSTVRNLVGIAGKPHNTTAIAVIGPETEKTAIEFGLRVDVLAPKASVSALAEALSEYGAAKRQEAIDAGKPVLKPSQKRRGRRRKL
- the hemC gene encoding hydroxymethylbilane synthase, with protein sequence MTAEGTSAEGTTAAPAKLGTRRSTMATTQSQGVADTITERTGQAIELELITSFGDVTKAHLTQLGGTGVFVNALRDELVAGTIDFAVHSLKDLPTTPAEGLVLAAIPERDDPRDALCARDGLKFADLPAGSQVGTGSPRRVAQLSALRPDLVYVPIRGNAETRLGKVASGELDAVVLAYAGLGRVGRRDSVTDVFEPEQMLPAPGQGALAVECRTERADTDLAYLSSVDHPATRAEVVAERTVLSELEAGCAAPVGAYAECTGGRLRLRAAVVATDGATAVRRERTVDIASPEDLDTAVGLGRDLAREMIAEGADRIVAEAFAERDTP
- a CDS encoding glutamyl-tRNA reductase, translated to MSVLAVGLSHRSSPVALLERVALNGQTRAKAVGEMVGSDAVNEVMVVSTCNRTEIYADVVGYHGGVAAITELLAWHTGVTLGELSDHLYVHYEDSAVQHLFSVTCGLDSMVVGEGQILGQVRNSLKEGQETGSVGRVLNDLGQRALRVGKRAHTETHLDHAGADMVSFGLTVAARDLAEPVVRHHPQTLPSAQFPSPAPNPSLPAADVTPPAGCPMSAQGAPAEPSAAERTAPEPLAPRTLSAELPSGPLAGTRVLVLGAGSMSALSANTVARQGAATVIVANRTQERAARLAECLNEAYDTVRARSVPFAEAARALADVDLVISCTGAQGLVLTADDVAAATEGRVRPLVFLDLALPRDIDPGVRELPGVRLVDIEDLRQAVAAGAGHDTGRSSALPLVREIVDEEVNDFRAIRRANEVAPTVVALRAQARDVVESELSRLHGRLPDDLDERTREEIGRAMRRVADKLLHRPTVRVKELAAAPDGEAYEAALRQLFDLDLQTQQTPKAPGPVADPVRPTTAARTAQEKA
- a CDS encoding redox-sensing transcriptional repressor Rex encodes the protein MTSRPPRPRERGIPEATVARLPVYLRALQALQDRGTATVSSEGLAGAAGVNSAKLRKDLSHLGSYGTRGVGYEVEYLIYQISRELGLTQDWSVAIVGIGNLGRALANYGGFGTRGFRIAALLDADPEVVGRTVASLDVRHIDSLEEVVRSRGVSIGVIATPAGSAQGVASRFVEAGVTSILNFAPVVLNVPDGVDVRKVDLSIELQILAFHAQRRADGDGQANRAGLEVT